In the genome of Luteitalea pratensis, the window TCGACTTCGACCATCGTGTTTGCCATCACCGAGTCAGGAACACTCGCCGGCACTTACAAGGACGCGTCCGGATGGCACGGGTTCGTGTGGACCCGCGGCGTGCTGCAGACCGTCGACGCTCCGGGAGCCACGCACACCGCCATCAGCGGCATCAACAATCAGGGTGACCTCGTGGGAAATACGTTTACCGGCGAATCGCCGGTGCTGTCGCTGCCGACGACTGCCTTCGTTGCGACTCGGCAGGGCGGGCGCTGAAGTGGCCCCCCGACGCTCCGTGAGGAGGAGCATGCGACGAACTCTCGCCAGTTGTCTGTGCGGCGTTGTCTTCACAGCTCACACGCGAGCCGCTCATGATGATCGCCCGGCCATCATGGGTCAGCTTGCTGTCGCCCAACAGACCATTACGGTGTTCGGTCAGCAGGTCGCGTACTACGAAGCAGGGCAAGCAGGGCAAGGTCGAGCAGTCGTGCTCCTGTCGAATTTGGGTTGGGACTCTCACGCCTGGTCGCAGGACATGCTGGCTCTGGCGGCTCACTATCGCCTCCTGGCCATCGATATATTGGGAACCGGCAGATCATCCAAGCCCCTGCTCGACTACAAGATGGACACGTGGACCGATGCCATCGTCGAGTTGCTTCGTCTCAAGGGCATTCAAAAGGCGACCATCGTTGGGGCGGTGATGGGCGGTGCTCTTGCGGTGCAGTTCACGCTCGATCATCCGGAGATGTCGGAAGGATTCGTTTGCGCCGCGTCCAAGAGTGGGCCGGGCGAGCGCGCAGGTGGCATCGCAGTGCTGTCCTGGACGAGCCTCGCTGGCACGAAGCGCGGCCTGATGGCTGCCTTCTACAACAAATCGTTGATCATGGATGACGTCGTGCGTGCGCGATTCGCGTAACCATCAGGATGGTCGCCGCACGATCGAGGTGTTCGACCGACTGGTGCTCGGCGACGGCGTGCGTCATGCACCTGACCGTTAGTACTAAAAGCTTATAGATATTTTGGAGCGGCTGGTCTCCTCAGCGGGGTGCGCGAGCTGCACGAGGGCGCGCAGCGACGCCGTGGCCGGCAGATGCACGAGGTAGTAGCGGTCGCGGTCGCCGCCGCCGAGTTCCCGCTCGCACAGCAACCAGACCTCGGGTGCGAGCCGTCGGGATTCGCGCCAGTCGTGGCCCGCGTGACGCGGACCGCGTAGAAGCGCGCGCGCCACGCGGGGTTCGTGCCGTTGCGCCACGAGACCAGGCGCCATGCGGGACGTGCCCGATACTCGATGCGACGCTGTAGACACCCGACACGGAGCCGGCCACCGGCGTCACGGCGCGTCCCGCGCAAGCGCCACGGCCGACGGACTCGTCGCGTTCGCACAATGACGGCAGAACCATGCCCGGCAGTTCCGTCACATGCCACGCTCCGTCTCACGCATGGATGACGAGAACTCGCGCAGGAAAGTACTGAATGTCCGTGCACGCAGCCGGGCGTTGGTGCACGGCTGCTGCGGACCCTCCCGTCCGTGGGTCGACGGTTGGAGCCGGTGCCGTCGACCGGCACGCCCGCATGATCGTGCGATGAAGTCGCGCGTGCATCCCACGTACAAGACGCACTATCGGGTGGGAAATTGGCGGGTCTACGAACGTGCCCTCGTCAGTCGAGGTTAGGCGGTCGCACCCGTGGACGACCAAACCTTGCTAGGCTCCGCGCCGGCGGCGGGAGTCGTTCTTCCGGGACCAGAGTGACGAGAACTCGCGCGAGAGTGCAGAATGTCCGTGGACGTAGCTGGGCAACTCGCGCGGGAACGGATGAGAACAGCTCCGATGAACCTACGGCTGCTCCCAATCGAATGCGTATAGCGCTGTCGAACTGCGGTCCGCGACCACCAGTGGATTGTTGTCGGCGTCCAGTCCCATCCACGGCGCCCCCACCCACGCCAACAGGGCGAACGGAGGTGCCTCCAGCAGCGTGGAGACGTGCCCGGAGTCAACGGACAGGCAGTCTAGTCGCCCGGTCGCGATGTCGACGCCGCAGATCGACTCGCCGTCTCGAGTCCAGTTCGGATATGCGAGCTTCATGGGGCCGAGGTCTTCCCACTGCGTGCGATCACGCCGAAGCAGCATGTACCGAAACCCCGACGGGTGTTCTGCCGCAGCCAGCAGGTCACCCTGGCGCGAGCACTTGGGCCAACGCAGCGTCTCGGCACCCGGCATCCCCGTGACACGCCCCGTTTTCGGATCGAGCTGCAAGATGCCGGGCGGGGGGCGCGAGAGCGCAAGGCTAAAGACGAGCGTCCCATCGCGCCGCCAGCATGGATCCCAGAAATTGTCCGCGGGCTTCGGAGAGCGAACGAGCAGTTCGTTGGCCGATCCATCAGCCGCGACGCGATAGATCCCCAGCTGCGGCTCGTCGGGCGTCCGCCCGGCGAAGACGATCGTTTGCCCATCTGGCGACCACCGCGGAAGATGTGCCTCCAGCGGCTTCGACGTCAACGGCTGGCGCTGGCTGCCATCGGCCCGGCCCTTCCACAGCGTACCTTCCGGGTAGCGCACCCAGACCAGCCACTCGCCGTCTGGTGAGGGCTCGACATAGATCGCCGACTCACCGCCCAGCGCCGGGACTAACGCCTTGGTCTTCGGATCGAGCCGCATCATTTCTCCCCGCCCGAGGCGACCGAACGCGAACAGTTGCCGGCCATCGCGGCTGACACCTGGCGCCCAGAAACTCATTGGGCCGACGGTAAGCCGCTCGGGAGTCTTTGTGCGGAAGTCGAGCCAGTTCCGCTCACGTTGCGCGAACAGATCCAGCCGAAAGGCACCGGGGTCTTCGCGGTCATAGACGAAGTAGCGTCCGTCGGGCGTCCAATCCCCGCGTGAACCCGGCCAGAGAGCGCGAGGCGCACCACGTCCAAGGCCTCTCTCCCATATCGAATCTCCAAAGGCATTGCGCGAAGCACCTCGGCGGAAGAACCGGAGGCGCGATCCATCCGGTGCCCAGCGCGGACGGATGACGTCGGCCGGCACAGTACCGAGATCCCTACTAGTCGATCCGTCGAGCTGCGCGAGGAACAGGCGAGAACGACCCTCCTGGTAATGCCGAAGAAACGCCAGCGTCTTGCCATCTGCTGCAACGTCCCCCCAGTTTCCGAGGAGGTTCGGTATTCGTCGGGGCGCGGCGCCGGCGGTCGAGACCAGCCAGAGGGGCAGCTCACTCGGGGTGATCTGAATGGGTCGCGGCTCTGACGCGCCCGTGACTAGCAATGCTGATTGCTCGGGGACGTAGTCAAGGATACGAACCTCGTAGGGAAAGCGCAGGGGGATTTCCACGGGCTCGCCTCCGGCGATGGGCACCGCATGGAGCGCATAAGAGTCTGTGGCACCCTGCCCGAGCGGTCGCGGCATCGCAAAGTACACGCGCTCGTGATCGCTTGCCCATGACCAGTTCGCGTAGGGATTGTCGCAAGCCTCACCGGTTCGAAGCCGTCCACCGAACCGCTCCAGGTCGGCCACCAACGGCCGCACCGACAGAATTCTCGCAGAGGCCACCGGCCAAGGGAGCAGAGTGGCCAGACCCGCGAGGGTCACGAGTGCGAGCAGAGAGACGAGCCAGGGCCTGTGACTCAACCGAGCCACAAACCCTCGTCTTTCCCGGTGCACACGCGCATCCAGTGCTCGTTCGGCCGAGATCGATTCTGCCGGCGCAGAAAAGATCGGCCCGGACTCCAGCTCGAGCGTCTCTCCTCGTAGAGGAACCGCGTCCTCGGAATGGCGTAGCGCGTCGCGCTGGTTGCGCCACAAGTCGAGCTCATGAGTGAGCGCGTAGACCGATCCGCCTTTGGCATGGACCAGACGATGCACTGGGAGTCCCTCTTCCTGCTCCCAACGCTGCACGCTCGTGACGCTTCGATTGAGGTAAGCGGCGATCTCTTTCCAGGATTCGAGTCGGACTGACTCATGGTCGGGCCGCGCCGATGGATCGGTCGAACCGTTGGCAGGCATATCGCTCCCGGACGTCACCCATCGTAGCGATGAGGGTCGGCGTGGTCAACGGCATTGACCAAGGCTTCAGTGCGGCGGGCGTGGGCGGGGCCACGGCGTGGAGTGCGGTGACGTCGATCGAAACCCCAAAACACACCGAATCTCACCAAACAGCACCACGGCGTCCCGCGTGGCGTTTCGTGGCTTGCAGCGTGTGCGGAACTGGCCCGTCATGAGGCGAATCGGCGGCCTCCTCGGTGCGTCTCGTGGCCGTCGGAAAAGAGGCTTCTCATGAACGGAATGCTCCGGCTGCAGCTCGCCGTTAGTGCGACGCTTCATCTGGCAACGCCCGTTGCGCTTCCAGGGACCGGTCAGTCGAGCGAGAAATATCCTTCGCTGGTACTGAGCGATGTCGAGTTCGCCCAGGACCCCGGGCGTGGCAATTCCAGCATCAACGTGATCAGCGTGGCGGCACCCGCGCGCGGGCTGTCAGTACGTGCGACGTTGCCTTTAGATGTGGTATTCGCGCAACAGCGCCTGTACGAGCCGCCTGTAACATTGAACTTCGCCGTAGTCACGCCATTCGATGCCGACAATCGCGAAGCGGGTGTGGAGCTGCGCTGCAACTCACGGGCCGTCGCCTCCAGCATCTGGACGCTCGACGAGAGATCCAACACCGTGCGTGAGTTTCATTGGAAGCTTACTGACGAGAACTGCCTGTACGAACTGGTGGCG includes:
- a CDS encoding alpha/beta fold hydrolase, whose amino-acid sequence is MGQLAVAQQTITVFGQQVAYYEAGQAGQGRAVVLLSNLGWDSHAWSQDMLALAAHYRLLAIDILGTGRSSKPLLDYKMDTWTDAIVELLRLKGIQKATIVGAVMGGALAVQFTLDHPEMSEGFVCAASKSGPGERAGGIAVLSWTSLAGTKRGLMAAFYNKSLIMDDVVRARFA
- a CDS encoding TolB family protein, with amino-acid sequence MRPLVADLERFGGRLRTGEACDNPYANWSWASDHERVYFAMPRPLGQGATDSYALHAVPIAGGEPVEIPLRFPYEVRILDYVPEQSALLVTGASEPRPIQITPSELPLWLVSTAGAAPRRIPNLLGNWGDVAADGKTLAFLRHYQEGRSRLFLAQLDGSTSRDLGTVPADVIRPRWAPDGSRLRFFRRGASRNAFGDSIWERGLGRGAPRALWPGSRGDWTPDGRYFVYDREDPGAFRLDLFAQRERNWLDFRTKTPERLTVGPMSFWAPGVSRDGRQLFAFGRLGRGEMMRLDPKTKALVPALGGESAIYVEPSPDGEWLVWVRYPEGTLWKGRADGSQRQPLTSKPLEAHLPRWSPDGQTIVFAGRTPDEPQLGIYRVAADGSANELLVRSPKPADNFWDPCWRRDGTLVFSLALSRPPPGILQLDPKTGRVTGMPGAETLRWPKCSRQGDLLAAAEHPSGFRYMLLRRDRTQWEDLGPMKLAYPNWTRDGESICGVDIATGRLDCLSVDSGHVSTLLEAPPFALLAWVGAPWMGLDADNNPLVVADRSSTALYAFDWEQP